The proteins below are encoded in one region of Methylobacillus flagellatus KT:
- the gspG gene encoding type II secretion system major pseudopilin GspG, producing MQPLPSKQQNLGFTLLELLVVMVIIGLLAGYVGPKYFAQIGKSEAKTAKAQIEALGKALDQYRLDTGRYPSTEQGLAALNAQPSDESRWHGPYLQKALPQDPWGKPYQYRSPGEHGDYDLWSFGKDGQLGGSEESADIVSWQ from the coding sequence ATGCAGCCCTTGCCTTCGAAACAGCAGAACCTCGGCTTCACGCTGCTGGAGCTGCTGGTCGTGATGGTGATCATCGGCCTGCTGGCAGGTTACGTCGGCCCCAAGTATTTTGCCCAGATCGGCAAGTCGGAAGCCAAGACCGCCAAGGCGCAAATCGAGGCGCTGGGCAAGGCGCTGGACCAATACCGGCTCGACACCGGGCGCTACCCCAGCACTGAGCAAGGCCTGGCGGCGCTCAACGCGCAGCCTTCGGACGAATCCCGCTGGCATGGCCCTTACCTGCAAAAAGCCCTGCCGCAGGACCCATGGGGCAAACCTTACCAATACCGCTCTCCCGGCGAGCATGGGGATTACGATTTGTGGTCGTTCGGCAAGGATGGCCAACTGGGCGGCAGCGAGGAATCTGCCGACATCGTGAGCTGGCAGTAG
- a CDS encoding GspE/PulE family protein — MNQPLDLPSLQAGSGLARIELEKVQQARALAQQGKQPLLDVLEEISGLDADTFMHALGRLMRYPVLGILQLYEWQPDFQLLPFAEAGRQECLALRDEAGKLHMVHANPFDAQLYSRMNQLLPEPAQWSIAHRKDIAAFLSRFEESMRAMDGLLPEQVESESGNSAIEDISLRSIAEDTSPVVKLVRSTLYDALKAGASDIHMETDAHGLTIKYRIDGVLSSVGSIHGVMQAEQAISRIKVMSELDIAERRIPQDGRFKVMALGREVDLRVSIMPSVFGEDAVLRILDRKALSDQAQGLSLDVLGFEPDIMARFRLLAEEPYGMLLVTGPTGSGKTTTLYGAISEINHGQDKIITIEDPVEYQLPGVLQIPVNEKKGLTFARGLRSILRHDPDKIMVGEIRDAETAQIAVQSALTGHLVLTTVHANNVFDVIGRFTNMNVDPYSFVSAINGIMAQRLVRTICPHCAIDDTPDPALIAKSGIAPESIDGYRFRAGQGCGQCHGTGYKGRKAVAELLVFNDVIRELIITREPVRKVKEAARANGTRTMREAALDMVKRGETTLQEINRVTSLV; from the coding sequence ATGAACCAGCCGCTGGACCTCCCCTCCCTGCAGGCCGGTTCCGGCCTCGCCCGGATTGAGCTGGAGAAAGTGCAGCAGGCGCGCGCGTTGGCGCAGCAAGGCAAACAGCCGCTGCTGGACGTGCTGGAAGAGATTTCCGGCCTCGATGCCGACACCTTTATGCATGCGCTTGGCAGGCTCATGCGTTACCCCGTGCTCGGCATCCTGCAACTGTACGAGTGGCAGCCGGATTTCCAGCTGCTGCCTTTTGCCGAGGCCGGCAGGCAGGAATGCCTCGCCTTGCGCGACGAGGCCGGCAAGCTGCACATGGTGCATGCCAACCCTTTCGATGCGCAGCTATACAGCCGCATGAATCAACTGCTGCCCGAGCCTGCGCAATGGAGCATCGCCCACCGCAAGGATATTGCCGCCTTCCTTTCCCGTTTCGAGGAAAGCATGCGCGCCATGGATGGCCTGCTGCCGGAACAAGTCGAGAGCGAGAGCGGCAACAGCGCCATCGAGGACATTTCCTTGCGCTCGATCGCGGAAGACACCTCGCCGGTGGTGAAGCTGGTGCGCTCCACCCTGTATGACGCGCTCAAGGCAGGCGCCAGCGACATCCACATGGAGACCGACGCGCACGGCCTGACCATCAAGTACCGCATCGATGGCGTGCTGAGCAGCGTGGGCAGCATCCACGGCGTGATGCAGGCGGAACAAGCGATTTCGCGCATCAAGGTGATGTCCGAGCTCGATATCGCCGAGCGCCGTATCCCACAGGACGGCCGCTTCAAGGTCATGGCGCTGGGACGCGAAGTCGACCTGCGCGTTTCCATCATGCCCAGCGTGTTCGGCGAGGACGCTGTGCTGCGTATCCTTGACCGCAAGGCGCTTTCAGATCAGGCGCAGGGACTGAGCCTCGACGTGCTGGGCTTCGAACCGGACATCATGGCGCGCTTCCGCCTGCTGGCCGAGGAGCCCTACGGCATGCTGCTGGTCACCGGGCCAACCGGTAGTGGCAAGACCACCACGCTGTATGGCGCGATTTCCGAGATCAACCACGGCCAGGACAAGATCATCACCATCGAGGACCCGGTGGAATACCAGTTGCCAGGCGTGCTGCAGATCCCGGTCAACGAGAAGAAGGGCCTGACCTTCGCGCGCGGCCTGCGCTCCATCCTGCGCCACGACCCGGACAAGATCATGGTGGGCGAAATCCGCGATGCGGAAACCGCGCAGATCGCGGTGCAATCCGCGCTGACAGGCCACCTGGTCCTGACTACGGTGCACGCCAACAACGTATTCGACGTCATCGGCCGCTTCACCAACATGAACGTGGACCCGTACAGCTTCGTCTCGGCGATCAACGGCATCATGGCGCAACGGCTGGTGCGCACGATCTGCCCGCATTGCGCCATCGACGACACGCCCGACCCCGCTTTGATCGCCAAGTCCGGCATTGCGCCGGAGTCGATCGACGGATACCGCTTCCGTGCCGGCCAGGGCTGCGGGCAATGCCATGGCACCGGCTACAAGGGGCGCAAGGCCGTGGCGGAACTGCTGGTGTTCAACGACGTCATCCGCGAGCTCATCATCACGCGGGAACCGGTGCGCAAGGTCAAGGAGGCCGCACGCGCAAACGGTACCCGCACCATGCGAGAAGCCGCGCTCGACATGGTTAAGCGCGGCGAAACCACCCTACAGGAGATCAACCGTGTTACCTCGCTCGTTTAG
- a CDS encoding type I secretion system permease/ATPase, which yields MTKSSNSAQLKKSLMDLISLFRRVIFFGFFTNLLVLAPSWYMLEVYDRVIFSRNLGTLLMLTMMVVFIYLIMESLEWVRRGMMLQAAGQLDQSLNHRIFNAAFAAKLANAGFPAQRVFADYRSLREILYSPALLGLIDIPFIVIFVVAIFFIHSSLGYLTLLGLAIQTVVALLNQVRVQPVLQEANQYALAAQSYFSNIQQHADVVRAMGMQAPLEARWQDKQQAFLSKQAMASEIAGRHAAYSKFLQITLTSLVLGLGCYLVVSQALVNGAAMMIVASILAARVLAPFSQLIAQWRSLANAWQAYVRLDELLEQHPAKRPGMALPAPTGQISVENLSYALPDNAREPLLRNIQFRMHPGEVLLITGPSASGKTTLSKLLVGLLQPSTGKVRLDGVDAFQWDKAELGQHLGYLPQEIALLDGSVAENIARFGTPDQEKLANVVELLQLQAWIDSLPDGLDTRIGHEGHLLSGGRRQLVGLARALYGKPAVVVLDEPNANLDEASEQCLQHAVRTLKAQGTTFVIISHLQGIRHVADTMMVMMKGQMLRYGKPDEVLASLQQAGNTPRMQA from the coding sequence GTGACTAAAAGCAGCAACTCCGCTCAACTGAAGAAGTCCTTGATGGATCTCATCTCTCTCTTCCGTCGAGTGATTTTCTTCGGTTTTTTTACCAACCTTCTTGTGTTGGCGCCATCGTGGTACATGCTCGAAGTCTATGATCGCGTGATTTTCAGTCGCAATCTTGGTACTTTGCTCATGCTCACCATGATGGTGGTCTTTATTTACCTGATCATGGAAAGCCTGGAATGGGTGCGCCGCGGCATGATGCTGCAAGCGGCCGGCCAGCTTGACCAATCATTGAACCATCGTATTTTCAATGCCGCATTCGCCGCCAAGCTCGCCAATGCCGGCTTCCCCGCACAGCGCGTATTTGCCGACTATCGCAGCCTGCGGGAAATACTCTACTCCCCCGCTCTGCTCGGCCTGATCGATATTCCTTTCATCGTGATCTTCGTTGTCGCAATTTTCTTCATCCATAGCAGCCTGGGTTACCTGACCCTGCTCGGCCTGGCAATCCAGACCGTGGTCGCGCTGCTCAACCAGGTGCGCGTGCAGCCGGTACTGCAGGAAGCCAATCAATACGCCCTGGCGGCACAGAGTTATTTCAGCAATATCCAACAGCATGCGGACGTGGTAAGGGCCATGGGTATGCAAGCGCCGCTTGAGGCGCGCTGGCAGGACAAGCAGCAAGCCTTTCTCAGCAAGCAGGCCATGGCCTCCGAAATTGCAGGCCGGCACGCGGCATATTCGAAATTCCTGCAAATCACCCTGACGTCGCTGGTGCTGGGGCTGGGCTGCTACCTAGTCGTCAGCCAGGCATTGGTCAATGGGGCTGCGATGATGATCGTCGCCTCTATCCTGGCCGCACGTGTATTGGCGCCGTTCAGCCAGCTCATAGCCCAATGGCGCAGCCTTGCCAATGCATGGCAGGCATACGTCAGGCTAGACGAATTGCTGGAACAACACCCGGCCAAGCGGCCCGGCATGGCGCTGCCTGCGCCGACCGGGCAGATCTCGGTGGAAAACCTCAGTTACGCCTTGCCGGACAACGCGCGCGAACCCTTGCTGCGCAATATCCAGTTCCGCATGCATCCGGGCGAGGTGCTGCTCATTACCGGCCCATCCGCCTCCGGCAAGACGACCCTCTCGAAGTTGCTGGTCGGCCTGCTGCAACCCAGCACCGGCAAGGTAAGGCTGGATGGCGTGGATGCCTTCCAGTGGGACAAGGCGGAGCTCGGGCAGCACCTGGGCTACCTGCCGCAAGAAATCGCCCTGCTAGACGGCTCGGTCGCGGAAAATATCGCCCGCTTCGGCACGCCAGACCAGGAGAAGCTGGCAAATGTGGTTGAACTGCTGCAATTGCAAGCCTGGATAGACTCTTTGCCCGACGGCCTCGATACGCGCATCGGCCATGAGGGCCACTTGCTCTCCGGCGGCCGCAGGCAGCTGGTCGGCCTGGCGCGCGCCCTTTACGGCAAGCCTGCGGTCGTGGTCCTGGATGAACCGAATGCCAACCTGGACGAAGCCAGCGAACAATGCCTGCAACACGCGGTGCGCACGCTCAAGGCGCAGGGAACGACGTTCGTCATCATTAGCCACTTGCAAGGCATCCGGCACGTTGCCGATACCATGATGGTGATGATGAAGGGCCAGATGCTGCGCTACGGCAAGCCGGATGAAGTGCTGGCCTCGTTGCAGCAAGCCGGCAACACGCCGAGGATGCAGGCATGA
- a CDS encoding HlyD family type I secretion periplasmic adaptor subunit, translated as MNLPLQHAAPDAPAHESKVIPLHEQAAGHVHEQRTTRLGFIILLLGFGGFLAWAALAPLDEGVPTEGLVTVEGRHKTVQHLNGGIISQLMVHEGQAVQAGDVLFTLDATASKARFDEVRQRYLGLLAQESRLLAEKLGAGSIVFHEELIKQQGDPYVQQLMLNQSQLLRARQEALRADVEAMRESIQGQQALIEGYQGVAGSYQSQLELLTQQLAGIRQLVSEGFAPRNQQNELEQKLAQTYGLIATNDSNILRSRKAILELQQRITAREQTEKKEIDTEMAQVKLAVQADAEKYKPLWDELQRITVTAPVSGQVVGLQVHTVGAVIQPGQKIMDIVPFDEPLILDARIPPHLIDKIHTGQDADVRFSSFSNTPQLLLEGQVKTVSSDLLVDPGTGGQAPSSYYLARINITEDGMKTLGDRRLQPGMPVQVVIRTGERTLLTYLMHPLVKRIAASMKEE; from the coding sequence ATGAACCTGCCTTTACAACACGCGGCGCCCGATGCGCCTGCGCACGAATCCAAGGTAATCCCCTTGCACGAGCAGGCAGCCGGGCATGTCCATGAACAGCGCACAACCCGGCTGGGCTTTATCATCCTGCTGCTCGGTTTTGGCGGTTTTCTCGCCTGGGCCGCCTTGGCCCCGCTGGACGAAGGCGTGCCGACCGAGGGCCTGGTGACGGTGGAAGGACGGCATAAAACCGTACAGCACCTGAATGGCGGCATCATCAGCCAGTTGATGGTGCACGAAGGCCAGGCGGTGCAGGCCGGCGACGTGCTGTTCACGCTGGATGCCACCGCCAGCAAGGCGCGCTTCGACGAGGTGCGCCAGCGCTACCTTGGGCTGCTGGCGCAGGAAAGCCGCCTGCTCGCGGAAAAGCTGGGCGCGGGCAGCATTGTGTTTCATGAAGAGCTGATCAAGCAGCAAGGCGACCCTTATGTGCAGCAGCTCATGCTGAACCAGTCCCAACTGCTGCGCGCGCGCCAGGAGGCCTTGCGCGCCGATGTCGAGGCGATGCGCGAATCCATCCAGGGCCAGCAGGCCTTGATCGAAGGCTACCAGGGGGTGGCCGGCAGCTATCAATCGCAATTGGAACTGCTGACCCAGCAACTGGCCGGCATCAGGCAACTGGTGAGCGAGGGCTTCGCGCCGCGCAACCAGCAGAACGAGCTGGAGCAAAAGCTGGCCCAGACCTACGGCCTGATCGCCACCAACGACTCGAACATCCTGCGCAGCCGCAAGGCCATCCTCGAGCTGCAGCAGCGCATCACCGCTCGGGAGCAAACCGAGAAGAAGGAAATCGACACCGAGATGGCGCAGGTGAAGCTCGCGGTGCAGGCCGATGCCGAGAAGTACAAGCCGCTCTGGGATGAGTTGCAGCGCATCACCGTCACTGCGCCGGTCAGCGGCCAGGTCGTCGGCTTGCAGGTGCATACCGTCGGCGCAGTCATCCAGCCCGGACAGAAAATCATGGATATCGTGCCGTTCGACGAGCCCTTGATCCTCGACGCCCGAATTCCTCCCCACCTCATCGACAAGATTCATACCGGGCAGGATGCAGACGTGCGCTTCTCCAGCTTTTCCAATACGCCACAATTGCTGCTGGAAGGCCAGGTCAAGACCGTTTCCAGCGATTTGCTGGTAGACCCCGGCACAGGCGGCCAGGCGCCTTCCAGCTATTACCTTGCGCGCATCAACATCACTGAGGACGGCATGAAAACCCTTGGCGACCGCCGCCTGCAACCCGGCATGCCGGTACAGGTGGTGATCCGCACCGGCGAGCGCACCCTGCTCACCTATCTGATGCACCCGCTCGTGAAGCGGATTGCGGCCTCGATGAAGGAAGAGTGA
- a CDS encoding type I secretion system permease/ATPase produces the protein MNRPPASLRGYLALFRREAWAIAAFSMVTNILMLAPTLYLLQLYDRVLLSRSEMTLLAVTLITVFLFMVMAFSDWVRSMVAIKAGVRFDQLLTSRLFSLGLTTQAPALNGTHQAMQELTFIRHFVTSNGLFAFFDLPWTLLYVAVLFVLSPILGTLAIALCLVQFGLALWNQRSTALPLEKTAEARQQGLQFLDSKLRNIETLHVLGMLPSLWQRWVSIQSRWHALDAQANQVQSRNQQVNKFARYTMQSGMLGVAALLAVKGDISIGAMIASNVLIARTLQPFDVIVSTWKQFIQAKASASNIDQLLASAHGEEDPVYLTTPGEPIKGRLALVQIAVKASGGKPLLRPLNLDIEPGEILGILGPSGSGKTTLVRCIAGICDNREGEILVDGIALSRLPANVYAAAIGYLPQEVALLEGSIAENIARFTQPDPEKVIQAAQTAGIHDAILRLPRGYDTRIDAEAPVLSGGQRQLLGLARAIYQQPAVIILDEPNSHLDDQGEASLITALLLLKNQGKAIVIVSHRTHILNITDKLLVLDQGAMVCHGPRDQVIAELNRARQTPASKVA, from the coding sequence ATGAACAGGCCGCCCGCCTCCCTGCGCGGCTACCTGGCGCTGTTCAGGCGTGAAGCCTGGGCCATTGCCGCATTCAGCATGGTGACTAATATATTAATGCTCGCGCCCACGCTCTACCTGCTGCAGCTCTATGACCGGGTATTGCTGAGCCGCAGCGAGATGACGCTGCTCGCCGTCACCCTCATCACCGTGTTCCTGTTTATGGTGATGGCGTTTTCAGACTGGGTGCGCTCCATGGTCGCGATCAAGGCAGGCGTGCGCTTCGATCAGTTGCTGACCTCCAGGCTGTTCTCGCTCGGCCTGACAACGCAGGCGCCTGCATTGAACGGTACGCACCAGGCCATGCAGGAGCTGACCTTCATCCGCCACTTCGTCACCAGCAACGGCTTGTTCGCCTTTTTCGACCTGCCCTGGACATTGCTGTATGTGGCGGTGCTGTTCGTCCTCAGTCCGATATTGGGGACATTGGCAATTGCCTTGTGCCTGGTCCAGTTCGGACTCGCGCTCTGGAACCAGCGCAGTACGGCGCTGCCTTTGGAAAAAACGGCCGAGGCCCGCCAGCAGGGGCTGCAATTCCTCGACAGCAAGCTGCGCAATATTGAGACGCTGCACGTTCTCGGCATGCTGCCGTCCCTGTGGCAACGCTGGGTCAGCATCCAGTCGCGCTGGCATGCGCTGGACGCCCAGGCAAACCAAGTGCAGAGCCGCAATCAGCAGGTCAACAAGTTTGCGCGCTACACCATGCAATCAGGCATGCTGGGCGTGGCCGCCCTACTGGCGGTGAAAGGCGATATCTCGATCGGCGCAATGATCGCCTCCAATGTGCTGATCGCACGCACATTGCAGCCTTTCGACGTCATCGTGAGCACTTGGAAACAGTTCATCCAGGCCAAGGCGTCTGCCTCCAACATCGACCAATTGCTTGCCAGCGCCCATGGAGAGGAAGACCCTGTGTACCTGACCACGCCGGGCGAACCAATCAAGGGCAGGCTGGCACTGGTGCAGATCGCCGTGAAGGCATCCGGCGGCAAGCCCCTGCTCCGCCCGTTGAACCTGGACATCGAGCCGGGCGAGATTCTCGGCATTCTCGGCCCATCGGGCTCGGGCAAGACCACGCTGGTGCGCTGCATCGCGGGCATCTGCGATAACCGCGAAGGCGAAATCCTCGTCGACGGCATTGCGCTCTCGCGTCTGCCTGCCAATGTATATGCGGCAGCGATCGGCTACCTGCCGCAGGAGGTCGCCTTGCTGGAAGGCAGCATTGCCGAGAATATTGCCCGCTTCACGCAGCCGGACCCAGAAAAGGTGATCCAGGCTGCGCAAACCGCAGGCATTCATGACGCCATCCTGCGGCTGCCGCGAGGCTACGACACCCGCATCGACGCCGAGGCACCCGTGCTCTCAGGCGGCCAACGCCAATTGCTTGGCCTGGCGAGGGCCATCTACCAGCAGCCTGCCGTCATCATCCTGGACGAACCGAACTCGCACCTGGACGACCAGGGCGAAGCCAGCCTGATCACCGCGCTGCTGCTCCTGAAAAACCAGGGCAAGGCTATCGTCATCGTCTCGCACCGTACGCACATCCTGAACATTACGGACAAGCTACTGGTGCTCGATCAGGGCGCCATGGTCTGCCATGGCCCGCGCGACCAGGTGATCGCAGAACTCAACCGGGCAAGGCAAACCCCGGCAAGCAAGGTGGCATAA
- a CDS encoding type II secretion system F family protein, translating into MKFELKVARGAEVQSLTLEASDGLQAQLQAEAQGYSVLGLKHLESAGIGARLRKPRFNLMLFSQELLSLLDSGLSLVEAIEALAEKEGHAESRTLLKQLLALLYEGLPLSGALEKFPNTFPPLYVALIRSSERTGDMVQALNRHVTYQGQLDAVKKKITTASIYPVLLIVVGGLVMLFLLGYVVPRFSAIYESAGDNLPWMSQLLLSWGRLLHEHGKVALLASVIVFSLLGVSLSRPVVRNTLLQQLWKIPALGETMRIYQLARFYRTLGMLLQGGIPLVTGMQMVASLLQPSLKHQLQLAEHDIREGKPLSSAMEEHGMTTSIALRMLRVGERTGRMGEMMERIGSFYDEEIARAVDWFTRLLEPLLMVVIGLIIGVVVVLMYMPIFDLAGSIQ; encoded by the coding sequence ATGAAATTCGAGCTTAAAGTCGCACGCGGCGCAGAAGTGCAGTCGCTGACCCTGGAGGCCAGCGATGGTTTGCAGGCGCAGCTGCAGGCGGAAGCGCAGGGCTACAGCGTATTGGGCTTGAAGCATCTTGAAAGCGCTGGCATAGGCGCCCGGTTGCGCAAGCCCAGGTTCAACCTCATGCTGTTCAGCCAAGAGCTGCTGTCCCTGCTGGACTCTGGCCTGAGCCTGGTCGAGGCCATCGAGGCCCTGGCGGAGAAGGAAGGCCATGCCGAGTCGCGCACATTGCTCAAGCAATTGCTGGCTTTGCTCTATGAAGGCTTGCCGCTGTCGGGCGCGCTGGAGAAGTTTCCCAACACATTCCCCCCGCTCTATGTGGCGCTGATCCGCAGCAGCGAACGCACCGGCGATATGGTGCAGGCGCTGAACCGCCATGTGACCTACCAGGGCCAGCTGGATGCGGTCAAGAAAAAGATCACCACAGCCTCCATCTACCCGGTATTGCTGATCGTCGTCGGCGGATTGGTCATGCTGTTCCTGCTCGGCTATGTCGTGCCGCGCTTCAGCGCCATTTATGAAAGCGCCGGGGACAACCTGCCCTGGATGTCGCAATTATTGCTCTCCTGGGGTCGCCTGCTGCACGAGCATGGAAAAGTCGCCCTGCTGGCCTCCGTCATTGTCTTTAGTCTGCTGGGTGTGTCCTTGAGCCGCCCTGTGGTGCGCAACACCTTGCTGCAGCAACTATGGAAAATCCCCGCGCTGGGAGAAACCATGCGCATCTATCAACTGGCGCGCTTCTACCGCACGCTGGGCATGCTATTGCAAGGCGGCATCCCACTCGTGACCGGCATGCAGATGGTCGCCTCCCTGCTGCAGCCCAGCCTGAAGCACCAGCTGCAACTGGCAGAGCATGACATCCGCGAAGGAAAGCCGTTGTCGAGCGCGATGGAGGAGCACGGCATGACCACGTCGATTGCGCTGCGCATGCTGCGCGTGGGCGAGCGTACGGGGCGGATGGGCGAGATGATGGAGCGCATCGGCAGCTTTTACGACGAGGAAATCGCCCGCGCCGTGGACTGGTTCACGCGCTTGCTGGAGCCGCTGCTGATGGTGGTGATCGGCCTGATCATCGGTGTCGTGGTAGTGCTCATGTACATGCCGATTTTCGACCTGGCCGGGAGCATACAATGA
- a CDS encoding TolC family outer membrane protein produces the protein MMTRRYRMRLNRLALARALCTLAIYASAPLHAAENLLSLYEKALQYDAQYKAAEANMAAEREEINKSRALFMPRVQFGASVGRGATDRTTQTSLGAIDTRLNYDIQNYALSLRQPLFNKENIATYRGAEANVQSKEALLLKENATLISRLAATYFETLYAQEKVEVLRSNIAATSQQLDQAQRRYDNGEGTVTEINEAQANLELAQAELITTENSLAVFKQTLSNMSGVAVTDIAPLDIAQLPAGVPDSDDLEFWMQQALGNNPEITAARLSVEVARQDVEKKRAGHFPTLDLVGVRSFSENDSNNTLGSRFDTTTIALQLNMPLFAGGFTSASVRQAFNRVDAAEELLNLRTRDIEANTKKYLNSIRSGLLALSAYRQAVKSSEIALEGTQKGFAAGTRTNIEVLNAQQKLFRSRLELSRVQYVLVNDIINLKQAAGMLNEAQLHALNQYFAAN, from the coding sequence ATGATGACCCGCCGTTACCGCATGAGATTGAACCGATTGGCGCTGGCGCGCGCGCTCTGCACACTGGCAATCTACGCCAGCGCCCCGCTGCATGCCGCGGAAAACCTGCTCAGCCTCTATGAAAAAGCCTTGCAGTACGATGCGCAGTACAAGGCGGCCGAGGCCAATATGGCGGCGGAACGCGAGGAGATCAACAAGAGCCGCGCCTTGTTCATGCCCAGGGTGCAATTCGGCGCCAGCGTCGGCCGCGGCGCCACCGACCGCACCACGCAAACCAGCCTGGGCGCCATCGACACCCGGCTCAACTATGACATCCAGAACTATGCGCTGAGCCTGAGGCAGCCCTTGTTCAACAAGGAAAACATCGCCACCTACCGCGGCGCGGAGGCGAACGTGCAAAGCAAGGAAGCCCTGCTGCTCAAGGAAAACGCCACGTTGATCAGCCGCCTTGCCGCCACCTACTTCGAAACCCTGTATGCGCAGGAAAAAGTGGAGGTATTGCGCAGCAATATCGCCGCCACCAGCCAGCAGCTCGACCAGGCCCAGCGGCGTTACGACAACGGCGAAGGCACCGTGACCGAGATCAACGAGGCGCAAGCCAACCTGGAGCTGGCCCAGGCAGAGCTCATCACCACCGAGAATTCGCTGGCGGTGTTCAAGCAGACCTTGAGCAATATGAGCGGCGTCGCCGTCACCGACATCGCCCCGCTCGACATCGCCCAGCTGCCGGCCGGGGTGCCGGATTCCGACGACCTTGAATTCTGGATGCAGCAGGCGCTGGGCAACAACCCGGAGATCACCGCCGCCCGGCTCTCGGTGGAAGTCGCAAGGCAGGATGTGGAGAAAAAGCGCGCCGGGCATTTCCCCACCCTGGACCTGGTCGGCGTCCGTTCCTTTAGCGAGAACGACAGCAACAATACCCTGGGCTCGCGCTTCGACACCACTACCATTGCATTGCAACTCAACATGCCGCTGTTCGCGGGCGGCTTCACCAGCGCCAGCGTGCGCCAGGCGTTCAACAGGGTGGATGCGGCCGAGGAGCTGCTCAACCTGCGCACCCGCGACATCGAGGCCAATACGAAAAAATACCTCAACAGCATACGCAGCGGGCTGCTGGCGCTCTCCGCCTACCGCCAGGCGGTGAAATCGAGCGAGATCGCCCTCGAAGGCACGCAGAAAGGCTTTGCCGCGGGCACACGCACCAACATCGAGGTGCTGAACGCACAGCAAAAGCTGTTCCGCAGCCGGCTGGAACTCAGCCGCGTGCAGTACGTGCTGGTCAACGACATCATCAATCTCAAGCAAGCCGCCGGGATGCTCAACGAGGCCCAGCTGCATGCATTGAACCAGTATTTTGCGGCGAATTGA